Genomic segment of Mucilaginibacter sabulilitoris:
AGTGCATCCATCTTTGCCCGATCAGCCACATTTAAAACTCCAATGAGCGTATTGGTTTCTTCATCTAAAAATATCGAATAGTTGGTGATACCCGCCCCCTTCAACAAAGCCGACAATTCGGGCCATATCTCAGCATGCCGTTTTTTATACTCCTGCTCAAAGCCGGCAAAGAGCTTCATTTTAAATGCAACCCGCTCCATAATAAATGTATAGAAGAATTAT
This window contains:
- the rhaM gene encoding L-rhamnose mutarotase, translated to MERVAFKMKLFAGFEQEYKKRHAEIWPELSALLKGAGITNYSIFLDEETNTLIGVLNVADRAKMDALPANTIMQKWWAYMSDIMESNPDNSPVSAPLKEVFYLP